Proteins from a single region of Desulfobacter postgatei 2ac9:
- the thiH gene encoding 2-iminoacetate synthase ThiH: MSFYEIVERYRDFDVPHFFDQVSDQDVIRSLAKEKPGPMDFLTLLSPRAAGHLEVMARKAHHLTVQYFGRTIQMFIPLYISNYCNNGCAYCGFNHRNPILRRRLSLEEIEIEAEAIAKTGMQHVLFLTGEAQHMTPMSYLVDAAQLLKKHFASVAIEVYPLEVDDYRQLYGAGVDSMTMFQETYDEDVYKRVHLAGKKMDYQWRLNGPERAAMAGMRVVNLGALLGLSEPRRDMFFTGLHARYLENKYIDTEVAISLPRFNEAEGDFQPDYLVDDKTFVQFMTALRIFLPRSGVTVSTRENATFRDHILPLGVTRYSAGSSTGVGGYTEVPEGQTPQFEITDVRSVAQVADAILAQGYQPIYKDWDCI, translated from the coding sequence ATGTCATTTTACGAGATCGTTGAGCGATACCGGGATTTTGACGTTCCCCATTTTTTTGACCAGGTGAGCGATCAGGATGTCATCCGCAGTCTGGCCAAGGAAAAACCCGGTCCCATGGATTTCTTGACCCTGCTGAGCCCCAGGGCTGCCGGACATCTTGAAGTCATGGCCCGCAAAGCCCACCACCTGACCGTGCAATATTTCGGACGCACGATCCAGATGTTTATTCCGTTGTACATCTCCAACTACTGTAACAACGGCTGTGCCTACTGCGGGTTTAATCACAGAAACCCCATCCTTCGCCGGAGGCTCAGCCTGGAAGAGATTGAGATTGAGGCCGAGGCCATTGCCAAAACCGGTATGCAGCATGTACTTTTTCTCACCGGTGAGGCTCAGCACATGACCCCCATGTCATACCTGGTGGATGCGGCTCAACTGCTCAAGAAACATTTTGCATCCGTGGCGATCGAGGTCTACCCGCTTGAGGTTGATGACTACCGCCAACTCTACGGGGCCGGTGTCGATTCCATGACCATGTTCCAGGAAACCTATGACGAAGATGTTTATAAACGGGTTCATCTGGCCGGCAAAAAAATGGATTACCAATGGCGGCTCAACGGGCCTGAACGCGCCGCGATGGCCGGCATGCGGGTGGTCAACCTCGGGGCGCTGCTGGGTCTTTCCGAGCCGCGCCGGGACATGTTTTTCACCGGATTACATGCCCGCTACCTTGAAAACAAGTATATCGATACCGAAGTCGCCATCTCCCTGCCCCGGTTTAACGAGGCGGAAGGCGATTTTCAACCCGACTACCTGGTGGATGACAAAACCTTTGTTCAGTTCATGACCGCGTTGCGCATCTTCCTGCCACGTTCGGGAGTGACCGTCTCCACCCGTGAAAACGCCACCTTTCGCGACCATATCCTGCCCCTGGGGGTTACCCGTTACTCTGCCGGGTCAAGCACCGGTGTCGGTGGATATACCGAGGTGCCCGAGGGTCAGACGCCGCAATTTGAAATCACCGATGTCCGCAGTGTGGCTCAGGTGGCCGATGCCATTCTCGCCCAGGGCTACCAGCCGATTTACAAAGACTGGGACTGCATCTGA
- the dapF gene encoding diaminopimelate epimerase, which translates to MRIDFWKMHGIGNDFIMLDDRDKTIAGYIDYSDLAVRLCHRRFGIGADGIILARHSDTHDIRFIIINSDGSEPEMCGNGMRCFAKYLYENNILVKDEIKVQTLAGTVVPRIEKKQSGQVVSVCVDMGVPRLVPQQIPFVHDRDMALGVPIETAQGTMLVSCVSMGNPHAVIFVNDLSLVDIETIGPMVENHPRFPEKTNVEFIEVVSDRQLKMRVWERGAGITLACGTGACAAVTAAHLTGRAGRQVRVNLDGGDLDISWNESSGHIFKTGPAQTVFKGTFDI; encoded by the coding sequence GACCGGGACAAGACCATTGCAGGATATATTGACTATTCGGATCTGGCTGTGCGCCTGTGCCACCGGCGGTTCGGCATCGGTGCCGACGGCATTATCCTGGCCCGGCATTCTGATACCCATGATATTCGGTTTATAATCATCAATTCAGACGGGTCCGAACCTGAAATGTGCGGCAACGGCATGCGCTGTTTTGCCAAGTATCTGTACGAAAACAATATTCTTGTAAAAGATGAAATAAAGGTTCAGACCCTGGCCGGAACCGTGGTGCCCCGGATTGAAAAAAAGCAAAGCGGACAGGTGGTCTCCGTATGCGTGGATATGGGGGTGCCAAGGCTTGTGCCTCAGCAGATTCCTTTTGTCCATGACAGGGATATGGCCCTCGGGGTACCCATAGAGACAGCCCAGGGCACAATGTTGGTATCCTGTGTTTCCATGGGGAATCCACATGCCGTGATCTTTGTGAATGACTTGTCACTGGTGGATATTGAAACGATTGGTCCCATGGTGGAAAATCATCCTCGTTTTCCTGAAAAAACCAATGTGGAGTTCATTGAAGTCGTCTCTGACAGGCAATTAAAAATGCGGGTGTGGGAACGCGGGGCCGGAATAACCCTTGCCTGCGGCACCGGTGCCTGTGCTGCCGTTACGGCCGCCCATCTTACGGGACGGGCAGGACGTCAGGTGCGTGTTAATCTGGACGGCGGGGACCTGGATATTTCATGGAATGAATCCAGCGGCCATATTTTTAAGACCGGGCCTGCCCAAACCGTTTTTAAGGGAACTTTTGATATTTAG
- a CDS encoding thiazole synthase, whose product MKDDVLRLGGKEFSNRLLTGTGKFGNHGQIPKMLAASGSQMITVALRRVDITAQSENILEYIPKHVTLLPNTSGVRSAEQAVRIARIAREAGCGDFIKIEVITDMKYLMPDNWETLKATEILAKEGFQVLPYVLPDLPLAKRLENAGAAAVMPLGAPIGTNRGLETKPLIAMLIENVSVPIVVDAGIGKPSQAAAAMEMGADAVLVNTAIATARDPEVMGRAFDLAVKAGRAAYLAEMAEESTLARASSPLTGFLDEV is encoded by the coding sequence ATGAAAGACGATGTACTTCGATTGGGGGGGAAAGAATTCAGTAACCGGTTACTGACCGGTACCGGGAAATTCGGCAATCATGGGCAAATTCCCAAGATGCTCGCGGCCAGCGGTTCACAGATGATCACTGTCGCTTTGCGTCGTGTGGACATCACGGCTCAGTCTGAAAATATTCTTGAATACATCCCCAAACATGTGACCCTGCTGCCGAATACATCCGGCGTCCGAAGCGCAGAACAGGCCGTACGCATTGCACGTATTGCCCGGGAAGCCGGTTGTGGTGATTTCATTAAAATTGAAGTCATCACCGATATGAAATACCTGATGCCGGACAATTGGGAGACCTTGAAGGCAACGGAGATTCTGGCCAAAGAAGGGTTCCAGGTGCTGCCTTATGTCCTGCCGGACCTGCCCCTGGCCAAACGGCTGGAAAACGCGGGTGCCGCGGCGGTGATGCCTCTGGGCGCACCCATCGGAACCAACCGGGGGCTGGAGACCAAACCGCTTATTGCCATGTTAATTGAAAACGTCTCCGTACCCATCGTTGTCGATGCGGGAATCGGCAAGCCTTCCCAGGCAGCGGCTGCAATGGAAATGGGTGCGGATGCGGTTCTGGTGAATACCGCCATTGCCACGGCCCGGGACCCGGAAGTTATGGGGCGCGCCTTTGATCTCGCGGTCAAGGCCGGACGGGCTGCCTACCTGGCTGAAATGGCCGAAGAGTCTACCCTTGCCCGGGCCTCTTCTCCACTCACCGGATTCCTTGACGAGGTATGA
- the thiS gene encoding sulfur carrier protein ThiS, producing the protein MNIFVNGNKERIEPCTLAQLIACKKLDAGALVIELNRQIIKQEFWSTTELQEDDCLEMLSFVGGG; encoded by the coding sequence ATGAATATTTTTGTCAATGGAAACAAGGAACGCATAGAGCCATGCACGTTGGCACAGTTGATCGCCTGTAAAAAGCTCGATGCAGGGGCGCTGGTTATTGAACTTAACCGGCAAATCATCAAACAGGAATTTTGGTCGACAACTGAACTTCAGGAAGATGATTGCCTGGAGATGCTCAGTTTTGTCGGAGGAGGCTGA
- the thiF gene encoding sulfur carrier protein ThiS adenylyltransferase ThiF → MKIGIAGVGGIGSNVALNLVRSGVVQLKLVDFDRVESGNLNRQFYFSDQIGLFKVEALKINLSRINPKVEIEALIQRIDAKNCAELFLDCDLIVEGFDRQVDKKMLIETFADKKGVVSACGIAGSDLAAIGSRRIGNCYIVGDFTTDCDQAPLFSHKVTTVANHMSELILCQPGVIHENTFS, encoded by the coding sequence ATGAAAATCGGTATTGCAGGGGTCGGCGGTATCGGCTCCAACGTGGCACTTAACCTGGTGCGAAGCGGCGTTGTGCAACTCAAACTGGTCGATTTCGACCGGGTAGAATCCGGCAACCTTAACCGCCAGTTTTATTTTTCCGACCAGATCGGCCTGTTCAAAGTCGAGGCACTTAAAATCAACCTAAGCCGCATTAACCCCAAGGTAGAGATCGAGGCGCTGATTCAGCGTATTGACGCGAAAAACTGCGCAGAATTGTTCTTGGACTGCGATCTTATCGTTGAGGGCTTTGACCGCCAGGTGGATAAAAAAATGCTCATCGAAACCTTTGCCGACAAAAAGGGGGTGGTTTCAGCCTGCGGCATTGCCGGATCCGATTTGGCCGCCATCGGTTCGCGCAGAATCGGCAACTGCTACATTGTGGGCGACTTTACCACCGATTGCGACCAGGCCCCGCTCTTCAGCCACAAGGTGACCACCGTGGCCAATCACATGAGTGAACTCATTCTTTGTCAACCCGGCGTAATTCATGAAAATACATTTTCATAG